The proteins below come from a single Lodderomyces elongisporus chromosome 3, complete sequence genomic window:
- the SET3 gene encoding SET domain-containing protein 3 yields the protein MANREEDQLLQDASTLLMFANVAAQQQSNQSSPTQSNISPPTSTAQIPHVAPSMETRSPPMQQQEQSKQKQQPQTLSSMQAQSNARPIPIPMPMPMPIPQTQQPVQQSPPSISQMQPPLNSLQSSQSSQPSQHHHHHHQQQQPLYMQHTSQQPSTQHLAEPYFKQITQVQPPVSETHKIVYNHVQHQPRFPVPGILNSAPEESSFSTSAPPSVGPTMAKPLLTQSQSVSLDDIKNSVVQKKVPRKSSLSILMNTPEPETGLDTPAQVPPIPKRKTVSPPATLPKQGTFKATHERSRSISDTHAARIQHEKSISPGARARYERGIDVRGKERNSNNAMIAVAALTAAADIPFPLKSAEVMSLEQQQQQQQQQQQQQQQQQQQQQQQQQIADANVANESSPQVSTRPVKGLTQASDKSLSTAESREKEKVNTDAVDIDFDVDVDVDVDVAAVVEAGEVKQNKTKKAQQEQEKQQERQKKKKTTVSSVPAAATQTTDSSSATTITTTGTSTSTSTSTTTTVGKKRKTEVPPLKTYQVDPDSGLIGCICGIEDDDGFTIQCDICFRWQHCVCMGYENGDEVPEDEYKCYYCDSEKWGKFDPLVAREKTLARLDNERIEQEEKSNETVDEIEHKSDMKKEILESGTVSAPHSVSSLAANQEPVPIPPPNNKRKQSNSDKGEKKRKTDDKGNGRKSPPTVPTTPTQTAIATSGAINNTSSSVTAEHKVKFDEEAPNKNNELLEDGVTAETYQSVYYKLKENDFKRNSVKSFIVDAGVEFVNSLTELPKLEQQQLQQHQKRVSTFRGVQIMSPGQFKAIKLSRIVLPKYQKYLQDHNKLGGKKKNFNKTKVEVKPYTDNSKHKFNGISKLSLFITTTDGALVIPENTPIIEYLGEIDFFKDYCNDSINQYSLWGTTKPKVLKASIPGKEKSIDIVLDSRFVGNESRFIRKSCLSSANCKIQTIYIPELKKFKFLVVTSRPITLKAENADEELRLPWDWDSQHPILKLYENNSSEKFENLTNEEKSALITYVDNYLHFVECGCSTHSNYNNCAIFKIKKATSYLMRSTRKASSISNINLGKSKDELVLPRPDKKYVSWDERMAERDQQLQKELLEQKSVSKESENESDANIVLAESDGKDKNTEKEAAREEVIKKPIYPFKRLYKQKMILKAKKEALLNSKNVIIAKDIDDIEMKDVEKVKEQTEDGKDEVKEYKKEEEEEEAGAGEKEDVSGFIPIPIVPQLLSKIEAELEITLSISRKPSAPVVSTDIGIDKIGVDKLPGLPHEFNAKANRTSISRQGSSTKLGDDNVVSTTTRSEITASVAPTSTAAFGASSAAVPTSISTNTNPTTIASTPSSSSVVSATSSVLPQDKPKPVKKLSFADYKKKMK from the coding sequence ATGGCTAATCGAGAAGAAGATCAGCTTTTACAGGATGCATCaacattgttgatgtttgCCAATGTGGCGGCACAGCAACAGCTGAATCAGAGCTCACCAACACAATCTAATATATCACCTCCTACCAGTACTGCTCAAATTCCACACGTAGCACCATCAATGGAAACTCGGTCTCCGCCGATGCAACAGCAGGAGCAAtcgaaacagaaacaacaacctcaaacGCTTCTGCTGATGCAAGCACAATCAAACGCTAgaccaataccaataccaatGCCAATGCCCATGCCAATCCCACAAACGCAGCAGCCAGTACAGCaatcaccaccatcaatACTGCAGATGCAACCGCCACTCAACTCATTACAGTCTCTGCAGTCACTGCAACCGTCgcagcatcatcatcatcatcatcagcagcagcagcctTTGTATATGCAACACACTTCTCAGCAACCATCCACACAGCACTTGGCTGAGCCGTATTTCAAGCAAATAACGCAAGTACAACCACCTGTATCAGAAACTCACAAAATAGTGTATAATCATGTGCAACACCAACCAAGGTTTCCAGTGCCTGGTATTTTAAACTCTGCACCCGAAGAGTCAAGCTTTTCCACGTCTGCACCACCATCAGTTGGACCAACAATGGCCAAACCCCTTTTAACTCAATCACAGCTGGTTCTGTTGGATGATATCAAGAATTCTGTTgtacaaaaaaaggtacCACGCAAGAGCTCCCTAAGTATACTCATGAACACACCGGAACCAGAAACAGGGCTCGATACTCCAGCTCAAGTACCACCAATACCAAAGAGGAAAACAGTTTCACCACCTGCAACTTTACCTAAACAAGGCACGTTCAAAGCAACTCACGAGAGAAGCCGATCGATTCTGGATACTCACGCGGCTAGAATTCAACATGAAAAATCAATATCACCAGGAGCCAGAGCTAGATACGAAAGAGGTATAGATGTTAGAGGAAAAGAGCGCAACTCAAATAACGCAATGATTGCAGTTGCAGCTTTGACTGCTGCAGCAGATATCCCATTTCCCTTGAAATCAGCTGAAGTAATGTCTTTggaacaacagcaacaacaacagcaacaacaacagcaacagcaacagcaacagcaacagcaacagcaacaacagcaacaaataGCCGATGCCAATGTTGCAAATGAATCCCTGCCACAAGTTTCGACAAGACCAGTAAAAGGTTTGACACAGGCACTGGACAAGAGTCTATCTACTGCTGAAAgtagagaaaaagaaaaggtaaATACAGATGCGGTTGACATTGACTTTGACGTTGACGTTGACGTTGACGTTGACGTtgcagcagttgttgaGGCGGGGGAAGTCAAACAAAATAAGACAAAGAAAGCTCAGCAGGAGCAGGAAAAGCAACAAGAACggcaaaagaagaaaaagacaacaGTATCTTCAGTgccagcagcagcaactcAGACTACTGATtcatcatcagcaacaacaataacaacaacaggcACATCCACATCCACTTCCACATCCACAACTACAACTgtaggaaagaaaagaaaaaccgAAGTACCACCTTTGAAAACTTACCAAGTAGATCCAGATTCCGGATTAATTGGATGCATATGTGGAATAGAAGATGACGATGGTTTCACCATTCAGTGTGATATATGTTTTCGATGGCAGCATTGTGTTTGTATGGGCTATGAAAACGGTGACGAAGTGCCCGAAGATGAGTATAAATGTTACTATTGCGATTCTGAGAAATGGGGAAAATTTGATCCATTGGTTGCCAGAGAAAAGACACTTGCAAGACTTGATAACGAAAGAATCGAgcaggaagaaaaaagcaaCGAGActgttgatgaaattgaacaTAAAAGTGatatgaaaaaagagattttAGAATCAGGAACAGTATCGGCACCACATTCAGTATCTTCATTAGCTGCTAATCAAGAACCTGTACCGATACCACCTCCAAACAATAAACGGAAACAACTGAATTCAGATAAaggtgaaaaaaagaggaaaacaGATGATAAGGGAAACGGTAGAAAGTCACCTCCTACAGTACCTACTACACCTACGCAAACTGCGATAGCAACGTCCGGAGCCATTAACAATACCTCTTCGCTGGTGACTGCAGAACACAAAGTCAAGTTTGACGAGGAAGCTccaaacaagaacaacgAGCTTTTGGAAGATGGTGTTACAGCCGAAACATACCAGTCTGTTTATTACAAGTTGAAGGAGAATGATTTTAAACGTAACTCTGTTAAATCATTCATTGTAGATGCTGGTGTTGAGTTTGTCAACAGTTTAACGGAGTTACCAAAATtagagcaacaacaacttcaacaacatcagAAACGTGTCTCAACTTTTAGGGGTGTTCAAATTATGTCTCCAGGTCAATTTAAAGCAATAAAATTAAGTAGAATTGTGCTTCCCAAGTATCAAAAGTATCTTCAGGACCATAATAAGTTGGGCggtaaaaagaagaatttcAACAAGACAAAAGTGGAAGTAAAGCCATATACTGATAACTCAAAGCACAAATTTAATGGGATCTCGAAACTATCTTTGTTTATTACAACTACTGATGGCGCGTTAGTCATACCAGAAAATACTCCAATCATTGAATATCTTGGAGAAATTGATTTCTTTAAAGATTACTGCAATGATAGTATTAACCAATATTCTTTATGGggaacaacaaaaccaaaggTTTTGAAAGCAAGTATTCCGGGCAAGGAAAAGTCTATTGATATTGTGTTGGACTCGAGGTTTGTTGGAAATGAGAGTAGGTTTATTAGAAAGTCGTGTTTGTCTTCAGCCAACTGCAAAATCCAAACTATTTACATTCCCGAGCTAAAGAAGTTCAAGTTTTTGGTAGTTACATCTCGACCAATTACATTGAAAGCTGAGAATGCCGACGAGGAGTTGAGATTGCCTTGGGATTGGGATTCACAACACCCAATTTTGAAGTTGTATGAGAACAATAGCCTGGAgaagtttgaaaatttgaCAAACGAAGAGAAATCAGCATTGATTACATATGTCGATAATTATCTCCATTTCGTTGAATGTGGCTGCTCAACCCATTCtaattataataattgTGCAATCTTCAAGATTAAGAAGGCAACAAGCTACTTGATGAGATCAACAAGGAAAGCCTCAAGCATAAGTAATATAAACTTGGGCAAATCCAAGGATGAATTGGTGTTGCCCCGGCCAGACAAAAAATATGTTAGTTGGGATGAGCGGATGGCTGAAAGAGAtcaacaattgcaaaaggAGTTACTTGAGCAAAAATCAGTTAGCAAAGAGTCTGAAAATGAGAGTGATGCAAATATTGTTTTGGCTGAGCTGGATGGAAAGGATAAGAACACGGAGAAGGAAGCAGCTAGGGAGGAAGTTATCAAAAAGCCCATTTATCCTTTTAAACGTCTTTACAAGCAAAAGATGATTTTAAAGGCTAAAAAGGAAGCTTTACTCAATTCCAAAAATGTCATTATTGCAAAAgatattgatgatattgAAATGAAGGATGTAGAGAAAGTCAAAGAACAAACAGAGGATGGAAAAGATGAAgtaaaagaatataaaaaagaggaagaagaagaagaagcaggagcaggagaaaaagaagatgttTCTGGTTTCATTCCAATCCCTATCGTTCCACAATTACTTTCCAAAATTGAGGCGGAGTTGGAAATCACATTACTGATACTGAGAAAACCTCTGGCGCCGGTTGTTAGTACAGATATTGGGATTGACAAGATCGGGGTCGACAAATTACCAGGTTTGCCTCATGAATTCAATGCGAAAGCGAATCGTACTTCCATCAGCAGGCAAGGCTCATCCACCAAATTGGGGGATGATAATGTAGTAAGCACAACCACAAGATCAGAAATTACTGCCTCAGTTGCTCCTACATCTACGGCAGCTTTTGGTGCTTCTTCTGCCGCTGTTCCAACTAGTATCTCAACCAATACTAATCCTACTACCATTGCTTCTACTCCATCATCTTCGTCTGTTGTTAGTGCCACAAGTTCGGTTTTACCTCAAGATAAACCAAAGCCTGTAAAAAAGCTATCATTTGCTGattacaaaaagaaaatgaagtaG
- the FTR1_1 gene encoding high-affinity iron permease, which produces MVNVFNVQIFFVVFREALEAVIVVSVLLAFLKQGLGDGQTDSAVYKKLRNQIWIGAGCGILICLIIGGAFIGAFYGLGKDVWGKSEDLWEGIFCLIATVLISIMGIPMLRINKMQEKWRVKLAQAIVKEPKSVKKGWLARFDLARFTKRNALFILPFITCLREGLEAVVFVGGVGINQPASSFPLPVICGLIAGAVVGVLLYYFGSNMSMQIFLIISTCILYLIAAGLFSRGVWFIEAHQYNVRTGGDAAENGNGPGTYDIAKSVWHVNCCNPLTDNGWDIFNAILGWQNSATYGSVISYNVYWIAVMITIGLMLYEEKHGHLPFLKNVTLRSLNPMYHIKGKKKNELSEEEKQALFKQIKQHKFANQAEEEEEEETGDGQTDDLASSKLMESVEK; this is translated from the coding sequence ATGGTCAATGTATTTAATGTTCAGATCTTCTTTGTCGTATTTCGAGAGGCACTAGAAGCAGTCATTGTCGTTTCCGTGCTTCTTGCATTCTTGAAACAAGGCTTGGGCGATGGTCAAACGGACTCGGCAGTCTATAAAAAATTGCGAAACCAGATTTGGATTGGTGCAGGGTGTGGTATACTAATATGTCTTATTATTGGTGGAGCATTCATTGGCGCCTTTTATGGTTTGGGCAAAGACGTTTGGGGTAAATCTGAAGATTTGTGGGAAGGTATATTTTGTCTTATTGCTACAGTGTTGATTTCAATTATGGGTATTCCAATGTTGAGAATCAACAAGATGCAAGAGAAATGGAGAGTTAAGTTGGCCCAGGCAATTGTTAAGGAACCTAAACTGGTTAAAAAGGGTTGGTTGGCAAGATTTGATTTGGCAAGATTCACCAAGCGTAACGCATTATTCATCTTGCCATTTATCACTTGTCTTAGAGAAGGTTTGGAGGCAGTGGtgtttgttggtggtgttggtatCAACCAACCAGCCTCATCGTTCCCACTTCCAGTCATTTGCGGCTTGATTGCGGGTGCCGTGGTTGGTGTGTTGCTCTACTATTTCGGTTCCAATATGTCGATGCAAATCTTTTTGATCATCTCCACGTGTATATTATACTTGATTGCAGCAGGTTTGTTCTCACGTGGTGTTTGGTTCATTGAGGCGCACCAATACAATGTTCGTACTGGTGGCGATGCGGCTGAAAATGGCAATGGACCAGGAACTTATGATATCGCCAAGTCAGTTTGGCATGTGAATTGTTGCAATCCATTAACCGATAATGGTTGGGATATATTCAATGCCATTCTCGGGTGGCAAAACTCAGCCACCTACGGCTCAGTCATTTCTTACAATGTTTACTGGATTGCAGTGATGATTACAATTGGACTCATGTTGTACGAGGAGAAGCATGGCCATTTGCCATTCTTGAAGAATGTCACCTTGAGATCTTTGAACCCAATGTACCATATCAAaggtaaaaagaagaatgagTTGAGCGAAGAGGAAAAGCAAGCATTGtttaaacaaattaaacaaCACAAGTTTGCAAACCAAgcagaggaggaagaagaagaagaaacaggTGATGGTCAAACTGATGATCTTGCCTCGAGTAAATTGATGGAATCTGTTGAAAAGTAA
- the FTR1_2 gene encoding high-affinity iron permease, with protein sequence MVNAVIVVSVLLAFLKQGLGSSTEDPKVYKKLKRQVWLGAILGVIICLIIGCAFIGAFYGLGNDIWSKSEDLWEGIFCIIATVLISLMGIPMLRINKMKEKWRVKLAQALVKQPDSKKDRFKIGQFTKRYALFILPFITCLREGLEAVVFVGGVGLNQPATSFPIPVIVGLIAGIAVGTLLYYFGSSLSMQIFLIISTGILYLIAAGLFSRGIWYFETYKYNQATGGDASENGSGPGTYDVAKSVWHVNCCNPETDNGWDIFNALLGWQNSATYGSVISYNIYWLAVIAVLMLMLFEEKHGHLPFLKGVTLRSLNPMYHIKNKKKHELSEEEKSKLFAQVRQQRFAEQQSDDNVVHEIDETASNKLVDSEKASH encoded by the exons ATGGTTAAC GCTGTCATTGTCGTTTCGGTGCTTCTTGCCTTTTTGAAACAAGGTCTCGGAAGCTCCACTGAAGACCCAAAGGtttacaaaaaattaaaacgaCAAGTCTGGCTAGGAGCAATACTAGGGGTCATTATATGTCTTATCATTGGTTGCGCCTTTATCGGTGCATTTTACGGTTTGGGTAATGACATTTGGTCCAAATCAGAAGACTTATGGGAAGGTATCTTTTGTATCATTGCCACAGTATTGATCTCCTTGATGGGTATCCCCATGTTGAGAATCAACaaaatgaaggaaaaaTGGAGAGTCAAGTTGGCCCAGGCATTGGTCAAACAACCAGACTCCAAAAAGGACAGATTCAAAATTGGCCAATTCACAAAGAGGTACGCATTATTCATCTTGCCATTTATCACCTGTCTTAGAGAAGGCTTGGAAGCAGTGGtgtttgttggtggtgtgGGCTTAAACCAACCAGCAACAAGTTTCCCCATCCCCGTGATTGTCGGATTGATTGCGGGTATTGCCGTTGGTACCTTGTTATACTACTTTGGCTCAAGTTTATCAATGCAAATCTTTTTGATCATTTCCACCGGAATCTTGTACTTGATCGCCGCTGGTTTGTTCTCACGTGGTATCTGGTACTTTGaaacatacaaatacaaccAAGCAACCGGTGGTGACGCTTCAGAAAACGGAAGTGGTCCTGGAACTTACGATGTCGCCAAGTCAGTCTGGCACGTCAACTGCTGCAACCCAGAAACCGATAACGGTTGGGATATCTTTAACGCTTTGCTCGGATGGCAAAACTCAGCCACCTACGGCTCAGTCATTTCATACAATATCTACTGGTTGGCAGTAATTGCCgtattgatgttgatgctctttgaagaaaaacacgGCCACTTGCCATTCTTGAAGGGAGTTACCTTGAGATCATTAAACCCAATGTACCacatcaaaaacaaaaagaaacacgAATTATctgaagaggaaaagagcAAATTGTTTGCCCAAGTTAGACAACAAAGATTTGCTGAACAACAAAGCGACGACAATGTTGTACACGAAATTGATGAAACCGCTTCAAACAAATTGGTAGACTCTGAAAAAGCAAGTCACTAA
- the IRR1 gene encoding cohesin complex subunit (BUSCO:EOG09260R84): protein MPGTTSSRRSTRVNSKKRILYHESSDEDIEQPMHQDKENVPEQLEKDQLENQTKRRKVGAPVQSTPADQQTPTTELSLSMEKSDDELEPDQSGKTNKKSSSRQKAKSKSKTKTKTKTSAKQKINKKKSTAERELEDDWQENYLFQALTSPEVNVPDLALDWIDTYEEETAASETNSTAMAVLINLILRSCGSLHLFQPHDLVNLDSASSTVEEATLAFTTQKSHKFPFKLVPVFKKNVLEFFRQVIEISDEKGLIHAVQLMTNKTSKNDKNNTTTDDNNNNVVSRYMSYIVTWTSKLTESFARPLRLTSSEISLHILAQLCNIKKSTEVNLERSKRQLNRLSNKTSTKYKTIQSTIDGYETQLMAITEYFDDIYHIVISKRYKDIDPLIRLVVIRGLSEAMNICPTYFCQSSYLRYFGWLLTDSNNQVRVEITKVLLKLYKSKDSFVRQGLRLFSTKFSSQFVAMCEMDTDVQVRANCCAILTEMIKHGLIDSTLTEKILQLFPFGSDKTKLKLKNEFVKFIQIASETELASKVERNQLLLDDYNATYGEETQLQDFLPIKSVVHTVKSLYVQPLDEVFDSSLFASDYISQLDLIVNYILLDIDSVTIKEKNSSGKENGEKDVGSVAVENAVNEEDVKCLKSLIELDETERMCLLKMVYGIVKVFSERKHNSKDGSGDEETSTTITKFVEEMPKLQNFCTKSNERFKVFLNIWTELIDPKNNALFNYYIQLDKINEYEQVTKNIMQYYKNFDVIDEFSAYFQKLFSSTSGLTSNVRNEVQDSLHDLVEGATIFIKGESSGEDKNGGADGKEKEEEQEEEETSVENDILKQKSLITQIRDLSLVLKKIRQIGDHVNIANLDNIFDLLFNITHKLLVKLNMQVVLDQWKHNFLLQLPKFQEAMVNVYEFILVLVSWKFERLIDVPSGEQDQIEMDLEFECFPEIVDSLINCVKVCGNETKLMSFKSVIMMKYIDLVSSFKLFHLKYESVNKFKHFKKFFKLNRQLTHIDVVFQYDHLLELFLMKEVNLAHLTKVELERNDEEGVHYKEHIVEDAEEIDEASVNLTNIFSNDNNFDLDPESVAESDSQLQEHRRQAREKQIVEAREFQRRCEIMWRLENDFCVYVVKMISLLNLQLVKSEVYQRVRLNADKLGDVFADIIRQEDVKLANMKKQLEVEAATRAEAGVAGAVESNVETNLETNLEANAAVVEEVDEIDEIENSNPVLSFEQSKNAPSSSSSSSSMEDVDEIDASSDLELQLEEL from the coding sequence ATGCCAGGAACTACACTGTCAAGAAGGCTGACTCGAGTTAATTCCAAGAAACGGATCTTATATCACGAATCGAGCGATGAAGATATTGAACAGCCCATGCATCAAGATAAGGAAAACGTTCCCGAACAACTAGAGAAGGATCAACTTGAAAATCAAACCAAAAGGCGAAAAGTTGGTGCTCCTGTTCAATCAACACCAGCAGACCAGCAAACACCAACTACCGAGTTGAGTTTGTCTATGGAGAAAAGTGACGACGAATTAGAACCAGATCAAAGTGGTAAAACTAATAAGAAGTCAAGCTCCAGACAGAaagcaaaatcaaaatcgaaaacaaaaacaaaaacaaaaacaagtgctaagcaaaaaataaacaagaagaaatctACAGCAGAACGTGAACTTGAGGATGATTGGCAAGAAAACTATTTATTCCAAGCGCTTACAAGTCCCGAAGTAAACGTGCCAGACTTGGCATTGGACTGGATAGATACAtacgaagaagaaacggCTGCTTCTGAAACCAACTCTACAGCGATGGCGGTATTAATTAACCTTATCTTACGGTCTTGTGGTTCCTTGCATTTGTTTCAGCCACACGATCTTGTGAATTTAGATAGTGCAAGTAGTACCGTTGAAGAAGCTACATTGGCCTTTACTACGCAGAAATCGCACAAGTTCCCATTTAAATTGGTACCGGTTTTCAAGAAAAATGTATTGGAGTTTTTTCGACAAGTAATTGAAATCAGTGATGAAAAAGGCTTGATACATGCAGTGCAGTTGATGACAAATAAAACTAGCAAAAATGACAAGAACAATACTACTACCGAtgataacaataacaatgttGTGTCTCGTTATATGAGCTATATAGTTACGTGGACATCCAAGTTGACAGAGTCATTTGCTAGACCATTGAGACTTACCAGTTCCGAAATTTCGTTGCATATCCTTGCACAGTTGTGCAATATCAAGAAATCCACTGAAGTGAATCTTGAACGATCTAAACGGCAATTGAACAGATTATCAAACAAGACATCAACAAAGTACAAAACTATTCAATCCACCATAGATGGCTATGAGACCCAACTCATGGCGATAACGGAATATTTCGACGACATTTACCATATTGTCATTTCTAAAAGATACAAAGATATTGATCCATTAATTCGTCTTGTGGTTATTCGAGGCTTGAGTGAAGCAATGAACATTTGTCCCACTTATTTTTGTCAAAGTTCATATCTTCGTTATTTTGGCTGGCTCCTCACTGATTCCAACAATCAGGTCCGCGTTGAAATTACAAAAGTGTTACTCAAATTGTACAAGAGTAAAGACTCGTTTGTGAGACAAGGATTAAGACTATTTTCTACAAAATTCCTGTCGCAGTTTGTTGCCATGTGTGAGATGGATACGGATGTACAAGTAAGGGCCAATTGTTGCGCAATATTGACTGAAATGATCAAGCATGGGCTCATTGATTCAACTTTAACTGAGAAAATATTGCAACTTTTTCCCTTTGGGTCTGATAAGACCAAGCTCAAGCTCAAGAACGAATTTGTTAAATTTATTCAAATTGCCAGTGAGACTGAGTTGGCCTCTAAAGTTGAAAGGAACCAATTATTGTTGGATGATTACAATGCTACATATGGAGAGGAAACCCAATTGCAAGATTTTCTTCCCATAAAGCTGGTGGTGCATACTGTGAAATCATTATACGTGCAGCCATTGGATGAAGTATTTGACTCGTCATTGTTTGCTTCCGATTATATAAGCCAGCTCGACTTGATTGTAAATTACATTTTACTAGACATTGATCTGGTCACAATCAAGGAGAAAAATTCTAGTGGGAAGGAGAATGGTGAAAAAGATGTTGGTagtgttgctgttgaaaATGCAGTGAATGAAGAGGATGTTAAGTGCCTCAAACTGTTGATTGAACTTGATGAGACTGAGAGAATGTGCTTGCTTAAGATGGTTTATGGTATTGTTAAGGTGTTTCTGGAAAGGAAACATAATAGCAAAGATGGGAGTGGCGATGAGGAAACGTCAACGACAATTACCAAGTTTGTTGAAGAGATGCCCAAACTACAAAACTTTTGTACAAAGTCGAATGAAAGGTTCAAAGTGtttttgaatatttggacCGAACTTATTGATCCCAAGAACAATGCCTTGTTCAACTACTATATACAGTTGGATAAGATCAATGAGTATGAGCAAGTGACCAAGAATATTATGCAGTATTACAAGAACTTTGATGTCATTGATGAGTTTTCGGcgtattttcaaaaattatttAGCCTGACGAGTGGCTTGACTAGTAATGTGCGAAATGAGGTTCAAGATTCCTTGCATGATCTTGTTGAAGGGGCTACTATTTTTATAAAGGGCGAATCATCGGGTGAGGATAAGAATGGGGGAGCtgatggaaaagaaaaagaagaagaacaggaggaggaagaaacaCTGGTAGAAAATGACATTTTGAAGCAGAAGCTGTTGATTACACAGATTAGGGACTTGTCTTTGGTTCTCAAGAAGATTAGGCAAATTGGCGATCATGTGAATATTGCCAATCTCGATAATATCTTTGATTTGCTATTTAATATCACTCACAAGCTTTTGGTCAAGTTGAATATGCAAGTGGTATTGGACCAATGGAAAcacaattttcttttgcagtTGCCCAAATTTCAAGAAGCAATGGTGAATGTGTATGAGTTTattttggtgttggtgtctTGGAAATTTGAAAGGTTAATTGATGTCCCGAGTGGTGAACAGGATCAGATTGAGATGGATTTGGAATTTGAGTGTTTTCCCGAGATTGTTGATTCCTTAATCAATTGTGTTAAAGTGTGTGGTAATGAGACCAAGTTGATGAGTTTCAAGTCggtgataatgatgaagtATATTGATTTGGTGAGTTCgttcaagttgtttcaTCTCAAGTATGAGAGCGTTAATAAATTCAAACATtttaaaaagttttttaaGCTAAATAGGCAATTGACTCATATTGATGTTGTGTTCCAATATGATCATTTGTTggaattgtttttgatgaAGGAGGTGAATTTGGCGCATTTAACCAAGGTTGAGTTGGAAAggaatgatgaagaagggGTACATTACAAAGAGCATATTGTGGAGGATGctgaagaaattgatgaagCTAGTGTAAACTTGACcaatattttttcaaatgacAATAATTTTGATTTGGATCCTGAGCTGGTTGCTGAGCTGGATTCGCAGTTGCAGGAGCATAGACGTCAAGCTAGAGAAAAGCAAATTGTTGAGGCAAGAGAGTTTCAAAGACGATGTGAGATTATGTGGAGATTAGAAAACGATTTTTGTGTTTATGTTGTTAAGATGATATCCTTGCTAAATTTGCAATTGGTGAAAAGCGAGGTTTATCAGAGGGTGAGATTGAATGCAGATAAGTTGGGAGATGTGTTTGCAGATATTATACGGCAAGAGGATGTCAAATTGGCAAATATGAAGAAGCAGTTGGAAGTTGAGGCAGCAACGAGAGCAGAGGCgggtgttgctggtgcaGTTGAATCCAATGTGGAAACTAATCTAGAAACTAATCTAGAAGCCAATGCTGCAGTAGTTGAAGAAGTAGATGAGATTGATGAGATTGAGAATTCCAATCCAGTATTATCGTTTGAGCAAAGTAAGAAtgcaccatcatcatcatcatcatcatcatcgatggaagatgttgatgaaattgatgCCTCTTCAGATTTAGAATTGCAACTTGAAGAACTTTGA